From Inquilinus sp. Marseille-Q2685:
CCGGACCTTCGACGCCATGGCGCCCTACGGCCTGATCGCCAGCCTCGGCCAGGTCGGCGGCGGCCTGCCCACGATCGATGTCGGCGAGCTGGGACCCGCGCGGTCGATCGCCCTGGCCCGGCCCAGCGTGCTGCGCCACTACCTGCCCGACCCGGTGGTCTATCCCCGCGCCGCGGCCGAGGTGCTGGCCGAGGTCGAGGCCGGGCTGCGGCCGCTGATCGGCGCGGTCTACCCCCTGGCCGAGGCGGCGGAAGCCCACCGGGCGCTGGAGGCCGGCCGTACCAGCGGGTCGGTGCTGCTGGAGGTCTAGCCCGGATCTCTCACACCCCCTACGCCCTGCGTCGCCTTGCGGCGAGTCGGATGCGGGGGCGGGACGCGAAAAGCGTATAGGGACATACGGTTGAGCGGCCCGCGCCCGCAGGCGGCCGCCGCAAGGCGATCCTTCGGGCCGGTTGAAAATGCCGACAGGGTGCGTCGAACGGCTTGCCCGATGCATCCCCATCGCGCTGCGCCGCTCTCCTGCCCTGTCGGCATTTTGAACCGGCGCAGGACGCAGGGGGTGTGAGAAATCCGGCCTAGGTCAGCCGATCTGCACGACCGTCAGGCTCCCTGCCGGCAGCGGCTTCAGCAGGGTCTTCGCGGACACGGCGGGATCCAGCCAGGCGGCCCAGTCGGCGCGGTCCAGGAGGGCGACCTGGCGGTCGTGGTAGGGCGCGATGTCCGGCCCGGGCGGCGTGGTCAGCATGGTGAAGGCCTCGCCCACATCGGGCGCGGCCCGCCAGATCCCGGCGATGCAGAACCAGGGCTGTCCTGTCCGGGTGAACCGCCACTTGTCCTTGCGCTTCTTGCCCGGCTCCGCCGGGTCGGTGAACTCGGTGAAGCCGTCGGCGATGATCAGGCAGCGGCCGGTGGCGAACTCACGGCCGTCGGAGCGGAAGTTGTAGACCGGCCTGCCGCCCGGCCCCGGCCAACTCCAGCGCCGCTGCACCAGGTCGCCCGCCCCGCCTTCGGCCATGCGGACGATCGGCGCCGTCTCGGTGATCCGGATGCTGTCCCGCGCCTCGAGGTTCGGCGTGCCCTCGGAGGCGCGGAGCTCGATGCCCGCGGCCGCGAAGTCCTGGTTGACGGTCGCGACATCCACCTTCGAGCTGTACTCGTTGCACATCGGCGTCCCCCCCCTCTTCGCGCTGCAGCTTACCGGGCCTTCCCGAGATCGATCCAGGCCGGCGCGTGATCGCTGGCCTTCTCCCATCCGCGGACATGCCGGTCGACGCCGGCCGCCTTCAGCCGCTTGGCCAGTCCCGGGCTCAGCAACAGATGGTCGATCCTGAGCCCAGCGTCGCGGGCATAGGCGTTCCGGACATAGTCCCAGAAGGTATAGATCCGCTCGCCTGGATGCCGCTTTCGCAGCGCATCGATCCAGCCCTGCGCTGTCAGCCGCCGGAACGCCTCCCGCACCTCCGGCCGGAACAGCGCGTCGTCGACCCAGCGCTCCGGCTTATAGACGTCGAAGTCGGTGGGCATGACGTTGAAGTCGCCGGCCAGGACGACCGGGGCGCCGGAGGCCAGCAGCTCGGCGGCACGGGCGGCGAGCCGTTCGAACCAGCGCAGCTTGAAGTCGAATTTCGGCCCGGGTGCCGGGTTGCCGTTCGGCAGGTACAGGCACCCGACCAGCATTCCCGCGACCGCCGCCTCGATGTAGCGGCTGTGGCTGTCGTCCGGATCGCCCGCCAGGCCGCGACGGGTCTCGATCGGCTCGGTGCCGCGCGCCAGGATGGCGACGCCGTTCCAGCCCTTCTGCCCATGCCAGATCGCGCCATAGCCGGCGGCGCGGATCGCGGCGACCGGGAACCGCTCCTGCGGCGCCTTCAGCTCCTGCAGGCAGACGATGTCGGGCGCCGCCTCGCCCAGCCAGCGCAGCAGCACCGGCAGGCGGCCGTTGATGCCGTTGACGTTGAAGGTCGCGACTCTCATGCGCTGCGGAACGGCGACGCGGCGGATCCCGTTCCGAGTCCAGGACGCCCGATCGGGAGAACGCACATGGCCAGGCTCGGTTCGCTCAGCCACATCTATCTGACGGTCACCGATGTCGAGCGCTCGGCGGCGTTCTATCGGCCGGTGCTGGAGTTCCTCGGCTTCAAGCTGGTGAAGATCGACCCGGACCGCGCCGCCTGGGACGCACCCGCCGGCGGCGCCCCGCAGCGCTTCACCCTGGTCGCGGCGAAACCCGATCGCGCCTATCTCGGCCACGACCGGTACTCCCCAGGGCTGCACCACATCTGCTGGCATGCCGACAGCCGCGAGCAAGTCGACGCGCTGCACCGCCTGCTGCGGGAGCGCGACCTGACCGTCCTGGATGCGCCCGCCGAGTACGGCTATGCCCCCGGCTACTACGCCGTGTTCTTC
This genomic window contains:
- a CDS encoding SOS response-associated peptidase produces the protein MCNEYSSKVDVATVNQDFAAAGIELRASEGTPNLEARDSIRITETAPIVRMAEGGAGDLVQRRWSWPGPGGRPVYNFRSDGREFATGRCLIIADGFTEFTDPAEPGKKRKDKWRFTRTGQPWFCIAGIWRAAPDVGEAFTMLTTPPGPDIAPYHDRQVALLDRADWAAWLDPAVSAKTLLKPLPAGSLTVVQIG
- the xth gene encoding exodeoxyribonuclease III; the protein is MRVATFNVNGINGRLPVLLRWLGEAAPDIVCLQELKAPQERFPVAAIRAAGYGAIWHGQKGWNGVAILARGTEPIETRRGLAGDPDDSHSRYIEAAVAGMLVGCLYLPNGNPAPGPKFDFKLRWFERLAARAAELLASGAPVVLAGDFNVMPTDFDVYKPERWVDDALFRPEVREAFRRLTAQGWIDALRKRHPGERIYTFWDYVRNAYARDAGLRIDHLLLSPGLAKRLKAAGVDRHVRGWEKASDHAPAWIDLGKAR
- a CDS encoding VOC family protein is translated as MARLGSLSHIYLTVTDVERSAAFYRPVLEFLGFKLVKIDPDRAAWDAPAGGAPQRFTLVAAKPDRAYLGHDRYSPGLHHICWHADSREQVDALHRLLRERDLTVLDAPAEYGYAPGYYAVFFADPDGIKLELAHIP